DNA sequence from the Candidatus Margulisiibacteriota bacterium genome:
TGGCGCTTAAAGCCGCCGACTGGCCGGGCGTGGTGCTAACCAGCCGTTCCGGCCGCGAATATCATCTGCCGTCTTTATCTACTTCACATCTTTTGGGTTACACCGGAAAAATCAGCGAAGCCGAACTGGCTAACGCCGGCGGCGAGTACCAGATGATTGATTATCTGGGCAAGTCCGGCGTGGAGTATTTTTGGGAAAATGAGCTTAAGGGCGTGGCGGGGATAAAGCAGATTGAGGTGGATGCACTGGGGCGGGAAAAGAAAATATTGAATTCACAAAAAGCGATTGACGGCCATAGTCTGCTCTTGTCGTTGGATAGCGAGGCTCAGGCGAAGCTGGAGGAGCTCTTGTCGGCAACGCTCGCCAAAGCCCGCCTCAAACGCGGTTCGGCGATTGTGCTTGATCCGAACAACGGCGAGGTGCTGGCTATGGTCAGCTTGCCTACTTATGATAATAATTTATTTGCTCGCGGCATCACCGGCGATGAATATAAAGCTTTGCTGGATAATCCCGACCACCCGCTTTTTAACCGTGCGGTTTCCGGTGAATTTCCTTCCGGCTCAACCATTAAGCCGGTAATGGCCGCCGCCGCCTTGGAGGAGGGCGTGATCAATGAACACACCACAGTGCTCTCCACCGGCGGCATCAGCGTCGGACCATGGTTTTTTCCGGATTGGCGTGCCGGCGGGCATGGCTCTACGGAGGTTAAAAAAGCCCTCGCCCAATCGGTTAACACCTTCTTCTATTATATCGGCGGTGGTTATCAGGGCTTTAAGGGCCTTGGGGTGGAGCGAATAGTGCGTTATGAAAAAATGTTCGGTCTGTCCGAGCAGACCGGCATTGACTTACCGGCGGAAGCCACCGGTTTTTTGCCGTCAATGGAATGGAAAGAAAAAGTCAAAGGCGAGAAGTGGTATATCGGCGATACCTACCATCTGTCTATCGGCCAGGGAGATCTGACGGTGACGCCCTTGCAGGTCGCGGATTATACCGCCGTGTTCGCCAACGGCGGCAAGCTCTATCGCCCGCATTTGGTTAAGGCGATACTCTCTAATGAAGATAAGATAGCCACGCCGGTGGAAATAATTCCGGTGCGCGCTGATTTTATCAAACCGGAAAATATAAACATCGTACGCGAGGGCATGCGGCAGACGGTTACTACCGGCAGCGCGCGCAGCTTGTCTGCGGTTCCGGTTCCCGTCGCCGGCAAGACCGGCACGGCGCAGTGGTCAAGCAAAGCGCCGAATCACGCCTGGTTTACCGGATTCGCGCCTTTCGACCGGCCGCAGGTAGTGATAACGATTTTAATTGAAGAAGGCGGCGAGGGCTCAACCATCGCCGCGCCAATCGCGCGCGATTTTTTGACCTGGTACTTTAATAGAAAAAGTTCAAATTTATAATTACTGGTAAGTTTATTTTTTATAAATTGTTAATCTAAAAATAAATAATAATAATTTTCAATTTTCAATTTTCAATGAATTTTCAATGATTCAATTTTTAATTAAATATTTATTGTGGTATAATCTTAGCAAGAATAATAAATTATATTCATATGAAAAGAAAACTTAATTACAGTGATTTAATTTTTTTTGCAGTAGTTTTTTTTCCGGCAACTCTTTTTAATATCGGGACTGTGTCAGCTGCTACCAGCACGACCGCCTGCGCGCCGGCGACGGCTGAAATGATTTTTCGCGATGGAAAAGGGGAGTTTATTCCGAATCTTAATTTTGAACTCTATGAACAGCTGACTAATGTTGACGGCTATCCGGCGCCAGGTAAGAAAGTGGCCGCCGGCAAGATTGATCCTTTTTTAGGTAAGGGAACAGTCAAATTTACGCCTAAGGCCAATGCTGAAGGCGGTTTTGGCCTGATGATCAAGGTATATGATAAAAGCTCCACTGTGGGTGATTTCTGGTATGCCAGCGATTTGTTTCTCGGCTGTGGCGCGAGCAAGACTGTAACCAAAACCATTTCCGGCATCCGTTTTATATTTCGCGACGGGCTAGGTAATCTTAAGAAAAATTTTAAATTTTCACTTTATACCCAGCGCTATGACGCTGACGGCAAGCCGATTAAGGAAAAAAAAGATTTAATCTCATCAGCACTTGATACCGGTGAGACGGGTGAAACCACAGTCTACGTGACCGACCAAGCTCATGTTTTGCGCGGCGCTGGCG
Encoded proteins:
- the mrdA gene encoding penicillin-binding protein 2, translated to ALKAADWPGVVLTSRSGREYHLPSLSTSHLLGYTGKISEAELANAGGEYQMIDYLGKSGVEYFWENELKGVAGIKQIEVDALGREKKILNSQKAIDGHSLLLSLDSEAQAKLEELLSATLAKARLKRGSAIVLDPNNGEVLAMVSLPTYDNNLFARGITGDEYKALLDNPDHPLFNRAVSGEFPSGSTIKPVMAAAALEEGVINEHTTVLSTGGISVGPWFFPDWRAGGHGSTEVKKALAQSVNTFFYYIGGGYQGFKGLGVERIVRYEKMFGLSEQTGIDLPAEATGFLPSMEWKEKVKGEKWYIGDTYHLSIGQGDLTVTPLQVADYTAVFANGGKLYRPHLVKAILSNEDKIATPVEIIPVRADFIKPENINIVREGMRQTVTTGSARSLSAVPVPVAGKTGTAQWSSKAPNHAWFTGFAPFDRPQVVITILIEEGGEGSTIAAPIARDFLTWYFNRKSSNL